TGGAACGCGCCGAACTGCTCGGCATCAACGGCAAGATCTTCGTCGGCCAGGGTAAGGCCATCAACGACAACGCCGCCAAGGATGTGCGCGTGCTCGTGGTGGGTAACCCCTGCAACACGAACTGCCTGATCGCCATGCAGAACGCCCCCGACGTCCCCAACGACCGCTTCTTCGCCATGACCCGCTTGGACGAAAACCGCGCCAAGAGCCAACTCGCCCAGAAGGCCGGCGTACCCGTGAGCGCCGTCTCCAACCTGTGCGTGTGGGGCAACCACTCCCCGACGATGTTCGCCGACTTCACCAACGCGAAGATCAACGGCAAGCCCGCCACCGAAGTCATCACCGACAAGGCCTGGCTGGAAGAAACCTTCCTCCCCGTCGTCGGCAAGCGCGGCGCGGCCATCATCGAAGCCCGTGGAGCCTCCTCCGCCGCTTCGGCCGCCAACGCCGTGGTTGACACCGTGGTCAGCCTGACCACCCCGACCGCCCCCGGCGACTTCCACAGCGTCTGCGTCTGCTCCAAGGGCGAATACGGTGCCCCCGAAGGCATCATCACCTCCCTGCCGATCAAGTCCGACGGCACCAAGTGGGAAGTGGTCAAGGGCCTTCACCTCAACGACTTCGCCAAGGAAAAGATCGCCGTCTCCATCAACGAGCTCACCTCCGAGAAGGAAACCGCCATGGCCGCCCTCGCCTAAAGCGAGCGCCCCACGGCACCTGATCCAAACAACTTCCGCGGCCCCGCGCCGCAACCTTTTCAAGCCCGGTCAATCGACCGGGCTTTTTTATGGTTGGTAAGTACTCATTAAATCATCAAACAGCGTGAAATACATTCGAACATCCCCCTGATCGGTTGAAAACAAGCTATCCCTTGTCAATTGAACAAGAAGACGGTCTTCATATTCAACGCCCCCTTGCGATAACAAGCTGCTGATTTCCAAGTAAGCAGCTTCCGCTAACTCTACGTTCTCGCTCAGAGAGGAAAAAGGATCACGATTTAGAATTCTGTTCTGATAGGTCAGAAACTCTGGGTCCTTACGATAACGACGAACAACTTCCAATACTTGCGTTGTCCATTGAGCGGGAAGTCCCAGCTTAGTCTCAAAATAACCTTCTACATATCCATCAACGTCTCCGGCACTTAACTTCCCACTCTCCATCTCTTGACGCGCGACAAACAACGGAGTCAATTGGGCAAAGAAAGCATCCAACCCGTTTACAAAAATCTCATAATCCTCTGAGCCCGGCTCCGGAAACTCAGGGAAACGTTCGCGAAGATCCCAAAGTATCCGAAAAACTCGACCATCCATTGCTCCCAGCTCTGCCGGTGTCTGAGGAATTATGATCGGCGGCAACTCTCTCCAGCTACGGTTCATCGCTGACGTAGTATCAGTCACTTTCGCGTTCTCTTGCACCAGCTCCGCCTCCAGCGCGATGATCCGCGTCTCCAGTTCGATGTTCGGGTTGAGGGTCTTCGTGACGACAACCTGCTCCTTTCTGGTCACGACTTCCGGACCGCGGGCCAACAGGTAGCCGACGGCAACGAGAAGGCCGAGATTCAAGAAGAGGCTGAGCGCGAACAGGGGTTTCATCGCTGGATATGAGCTATCACAATCCGCACATGCCCTTCAATCGCAAATAACCGCTCCCTCTCCCCGATGGTGGCGACCCAGTTTTGCTGCGCATCGAAAGTGCAAGCTGCGCTTGCCGCGGGTCTGGGCTGCGTAAGCCCAGAAAAAAACCTCCCTCCCCCTGTTCCTAAAAGTCTCTGCGCCCGTCGAGGGCGCTTTTGAGGGTGGCGGAGTCGGCGTAGGTGATGCCGCCGCCGCTGGGCAGGCCAAAGCCGATGCGCGAAAGCCGGATGTCCGCGCGCCCGGCCAGGAGCTCGTCCTGGATGTAGTGGCAGGTAGCCTCGCCCTCGATATCGTTGGACAGCGCGAGGATCAGCTCCTGCACCTCGCCCTCCTCGATCCGGCGGCGCAGGCTGGCGAAGTTCAGGTTCGACGGGCCGACGCCGTGCAGCGGCGAAAGCTTGCCGTGGAGCACGTGGTACACGCCGCGATAGACGCCCGAACGCTCAATCGCGAGCAGGTCGGGGACGGTTTCGACAACGCAGGTCACCTCGCGGTGACGCGCCGGGTCGGCGTAAATGGCGCAGGTATCGGCCTCGGTCAGATTCCCGGTGATCGGGCAGCGACGCAGGTTGGCGGCGGCCTGCCGCAACGCCTCGACCAGCGGCTCCAGCCGCTCGGGCTTTTCCACCAGCAGATGCAGCGCGATCCGCTCGGCCGAGCGATAGCCCAGACCGGGCAACTGCTTCAGAAGCTGCTCCACCTTTTCCAGAGATTCCGACATGACGTAGGCAGGGAAACAAACACCCGCACCGGGGGCTTGTCACGTCATTTATGCGGGGAGCAGCGGGCGAACCATCAGCCGGGAACCCTCGCCGTAGCTGGCCAGGATTTTCTCCAGCACGGCAACATCCAGCCCCTCCAGCTCCGTAAAGCCCTGTCGATCCCAGTAGCCGCCCGCCTGCGCCACGGAAACCAGCGACAGACACTCGAACCCGGCGGTCACGGCCATCTCGCTGATGCTTGCCAGCATACGGACGGCAGTACCGGCCCCGCGACAACGGGCGAGCAGAGTGATGTCGTGCAGGTAAAAACAATCCGGCTTCGGCAACTGTGCCGGAAAAGGCCGGTCATTTTCCGGACAAGTCCCCAGCAGCCACGGAAAGGCCAGCGCGTAGCCGACAAGCTCGTCCCCTTCCCTCACCACGAGGAAAAACTCGCCAAAGCGCCCGAAACGGTCCTCAAACACAGCCCGTGATTCGAGCAGGTGCGGCTCGAAAGACGCCTGCTGGACCTGGATCGCAGCCGGGATGTCCCCGGCCCGCATCGCGTCGATGATAAGCGGTACAGCCATGATAGCAGAATGTTCCCGCCGCGCATCAGTGGCCGGTCAGGCAATTCCGGCAAGCATCGGACAAGAAAACGCCCACTGCCGGTTGCCGGAGGCTAGACAGCGCCTCCGGCAACCACAGGGCGGTAAAACGAGAGAAAATGGCTAAATGATTGAATGGTTAATCGTTGTTTCCGGCGTTCAGCGTTCAGCATTCAACAATTAACCATTAACAATCAGCCATTTAACTAAATATGGATCGCTTCGCCGTGGGTGGCGGCAGCGGCTTCCATGAGGGCCTCGCTGAGGGTCGGGTGGGCGTGGATGGTCCCGTGGATTTCCTCCCAGGTGGCTTCCAGTTCCATGCCCAGCGCGTACTCGGCGATCAGCTCGGTGGCTTCATGCCCGGTGATGTGCGCCCCGAGGATTTCGCCATCCTCTTCGGCCACGATCAGCTTGACGAAGCCGTCTGACTCGGCGGCGGCCACCGCCTTGCCGGAGGCGGTGAAGGGGAACTTCCCGATCTTGTACTTGATGCCCTTTTCCTTCACGTCGCGCTCAGTCATGCCAATGCTGGCGACCTGCGGCTGGCAGTAGGTGCATCCGGGGAAGCGCTCCATCGGACGCGGTTCCCCGTGGCCGAACATGCCATTAACAGCCTGCACGGCCTCGTAGGTGGCGACGTGGGCGAGCCAGGGCGGTCCGATGATGTCGCCGGCGGCGTAGATACCCTTGACGGAAGTGTTGTAGTGGCGGTCCACCTTGATGTACTTGCGGTCCATCTCCAGCTTGACCTTCTTGGACAGCAGGCCGTCCATATTGGCCTGGACACCGATGGCCACGAGCAGGCTCTCGGCCTTGAGCGGGGTGATCTTGTCGCCCTTGACCGCGTCGAGGGTGACGCCGTCGTCGGTCACGGCGATATTTTCAGCTTTGGTGTCGGTGTGGATCGTGACGCCCTGCTTCTTGAAATCGCGCTCGACAAACTTCGACACCTCGTCGTCCTCAACCGGCAGGACGTTCGGGAGCATTTCGACAATAGTGACCTCGCAGCCGAAGGAGTTCATGAAGTAGGCGAACTCCATCCCGATGGCACCGGCCCCGAGCACGATGCAGGACTTGGGCAGATCGCGGCGGTCGAGGATCTCGCGGGCCGTCATGACGCGCTTGCCGTCAGCCTTGAGGCCGGGAAGCATGCGGGCGCGACACCCGGTGGCGACGAGGACATTCTTCGTGGAAAGGATCTTGCCCTTGTCCTCGCCGTCGGTGATCTCGACCAGGCCGGGGACGTTGATCTGGGCCTTGCCACGGATGTACTCGACCTTGTTCTTGCGGAAGAGGAACTCGATGCCCTTGGCCATCTGGTTGGCGACGCCGCGCGAACGCTCGACGACCTTCGCGAAGTCCACCTCAATGCCTCCGACCTTGAAGCCGAAGTCCTCGGCGTGAAGCATGGTGCGGTAGAGTTCGGCGCTCTTGAGCAGGGCCTTGGAGGGAATGCAGCCCCAGTTCAGGCAGGTGCCGCCCGCGCGTTCCATTTCAACGCAGGCCACTTTCTTGCCCAATTGCCCGGCGCGAATAGCGCCCGCGTACCCGGCGGGTCCGCCGCCGATTACTACCAGATCGTATGTCGGTTCGTCTGCCATAACGGTATTTCTTTGTAAAAAAAGGGAACTAAAGCCGCATTCGGGGTGCCCGTCAATGCCGCTTCGGGCTTGTCGCAAAATAGGAACCCCGCTCCCCTGCCCTGTGAACGCGTTTGCAGGCGGGATTCAGGGACCGACGCCAGCCCTCAGATGTCGATCACATCGTCGTCGTTGCCGGAGAGGTTTTTGCGCGCGGAGGAGTCCGGACCTTTTCCGGGAGGGCCGGAACGCCGGACCGTGACCTTGACCCGGCTGCCGCCGACGAGAAGGTTAGCCGCGAGGCTGACCAGGCTGATGACCAGCGCCACCCAGAGCGCCGACCAGAAAGAGGCCAACTGGAAGCCCGGCACGACCGCCTCGACCAGCAGGAGCACGAGGGCATTAATCACGACCAGCCCAAAGCCGAAAGTCAGCACGACAAAGGGCAGCGCGAACAGAATCAGCACCGGCCGAATAACGAGGTTGAACAGGCTCAGCAGGAGCACAACCAGCACGAGCGTCCCCCGGCTGTCGTAGTGCACACCGTCGCTCAGGCTGGAGGCGATCAGCACCCCAAGTGCGATCAGCACCCAGCTTTGCAGGAGCTTGACGAAGTTGATCTGGCCTTTGCGCGCGGGTCGGTTATCCACGGGCAGACTTTCGCACGGCTTGGACGAGGACGCAACCCCGCAGTCCGGTTCATTCCTCGGAAGCCGACGAGCCGATCCCGCGGAGAATGCGCATCGGATAGGCCTGTGTGCCGTTAGTATCCTCTTCAGCGGAGTCGTCCGCATCGGCGGTCTTGAGCACCAGCCACACCCGGTAGTACAGAGGCTGCGTCAGCACCCGCGGACTGGTCAGGTAAACATTGCCAGGCCCGGCGTTTAACACGGTCGTCAGCATGAGGTTGGTCGCCGCGCTACCGATTGCTTTACGGTAGCGAACCAGTGCGCTCGGAAACACCGGCTCCATAATCTTCCCCTCCGGATCGAGAAAATAGACCCGCAGGTTCGTCCCGATGAAACGCAGGTTGACCGTGCCGGGCACCTCTCCTTGCAGTGGGAAGTAAATACCGTCTTCCGGCAGCTCATCCCCAATCTCAAGCGCATTGATATCAACCGCTTGCGCATCTTCAGCCACAGCGTGGTAACCGGTCACAAAAAAACAGACAAGACCGAGAAGCAGGAACCGGATCATGCGGTCAACCCTAGCAGGGCTCT
This DNA window, taken from Ruficoccus amylovorans, encodes the following:
- a CDS encoding phage holin family protein — translated: MDNRPARKGQINFVKLLQSWVLIALGVLIASSLSDGVHYDSRGTLVLVVLLLSLFNLVIRPVLILFALPFVVLTFGFGLVVINALVLLLVEAVVPGFQLASFWSALWVALVISLVSLAANLLVGGSRVKVTVRRSGPPGKGPDSSARKNLSGNDDDVIDI
- the recR gene encoding recombination mediator RecR, with the translated sequence MSESLEKVEQLLKQLPGLGYRSAERIALHLLVEKPERLEPLVEALRQAAANLRRCPITGNLTEADTCAIYADPARHREVTCVVETVPDLLAIERSGVYRGVYHVLHGKLSPLHGVGPSNLNFASLRRRIEEGEVQELILALSNDIEGEATCHYIQDELLAGRADIRLSRIGFGLPSGGGITYADSATLKSALDGRRDF
- a CDS encoding GNAT family N-acetyltransferase, with amino-acid sequence MAVPLIIDAMRAGDIPAAIQVQQASFEPHLLESRAVFEDRFGRFGEFFLVVREGDELVGYALAFPWLLGTCPENDRPFPAQLPKPDCFYLHDITLLARCRGAGTAVRMLASISEMAVTAGFECLSLVSVAQAGGYWDRQGFTELEGLDVAVLEKILASYGEGSRLMVRPLLPA
- a CDS encoding malate dehydrogenase; amino-acid sequence: MSKAPIRVAVTGAAGQIGYALLFRIASGQMFGPDQPVALNLIEIEPGMNALKGVVMELEDCAFPLLTDVVQTSDLNVGFKDVNWALLVGSVPRKKGMERAELLGINGKIFVGQGKAINDNAAKDVRVLVVGNPCNTNCLIAMQNAPDVPNDRFFAMTRLDENRAKSQLAQKAGVPVSAVSNLCVWGNHSPTMFADFTNAKINGKPATEVITDKAWLEETFLPVVGKRGAAIIEARGASSAASAANAVVDTVVSLTTPTAPGDFHSVCVCSKGEYGAPEGIITSLPIKSDGTKWEVVKGLHLNDFAKEKIAVSINELTSEKETAMAALA
- the lpdA gene encoding dihydrolipoyl dehydrogenase, which gives rise to MADEPTYDLVVIGGGPAGYAGAIRAGQLGKKVACVEMERAGGTCLNWGCIPSKALLKSAELYRTMLHAEDFGFKVGGIEVDFAKVVERSRGVANQMAKGIEFLFRKNKVEYIRGKAQINVPGLVEITDGEDKGKILSTKNVLVATGCRARMLPGLKADGKRVMTAREILDRRDLPKSCIVLGAGAIGMEFAYFMNSFGCEVTIVEMLPNVLPVEDDEVSKFVERDFKKQGVTIHTDTKAENIAVTDDGVTLDAVKGDKITPLKAESLLVAIGVQANMDGLLSKKVKLEMDRKYIKVDRHYNTSVKGIYAAGDIIGPPWLAHVATYEAVQAVNGMFGHGEPRPMERFPGCTYCQPQVASIGMTERDVKEKGIKYKIGKFPFTASGKAVAAAESDGFVKLIVAEEDGEILGAHITGHEATELIAEYALGMELEATWEEIHGTIHAHPTLSEALMEAAAATHGEAIHI